The stretch of DNA GACGGaaactctaatttttttcactacttcttCACATTCCCCTCATTttccgcaccgtgataaatggcaatatttctagaaaattcttttcaacttttatgTGCTTCTAACTATTCgagataattttcatttaaattttaaaattcttttttatttatttatttttttctcaaattatttcttcattctataatattttttaaaaattttgctgGCATaaattttggatttaatttcTCGCTTTAGAGTCTTCttttctgaaaataatttaaaaaaaataagaatttctaaTTTCTAAAGGgtttaaagtgatttttttcttactcttttcattaattttgcaaGTGTCAATTATTCCTCGCAGCTGCTCCAAGCTTTTTCGCGCTTTACGCATTTCCTCCATGAGAAGCTCCTTTTCTCTTGTCATTCTCTTGATTTTATCGTCGATTTCCTTGTCCATCTTATccattttttgggtttttttttaaataaaatcgagagatgctttttctttctttgcctTATTTCCACTAACTGACtagatttgaaatttaaaatattaggaATTGATGTCAGCAATATTTTCGAATATCGAATATCGAATTTTGACAATATTGCTGAAATCAATTCCTAATATTCCAGATTTCAAATCTAGTCAGTCAGTGGAAACAaggaaaataaagcaaaatcatctccagaatattttgaaaagaaattccaaaGAAATGGATAAGATGGACAAGGAAATCGACGATAAAATCACGAGAATGAGAGGAGAAAAGGAGGCGTTCCAGAGTGAATACAAGAAGGTTGAGGACCTCCTGGATGTGCTCCAGGAGGAGCTGGATAAAGCTCATCTCACGGAGAGAtgtatgtaaaagaaaatacttcaaattttcttgctaattttcttttttttctttacagcCAAGGTCGTCTTGCGTAAAGAGATAAAGAAGAAGGTTTACGCCATGCAcatcttcaaattttaaataaaataaaataaaataaatggaatttttgaattaaataaataaattatttacacgagatttattgatttttaatgatattctTCTTCAATTGTTCTCCTTCCCCTGAGTCATCTCCTTTTTGccgtcttttcttttttctccatctaaaatttgcgcgaagctaTAAGGATCCACAAGGAATTCAGCAACCGTGCGGCAAAAAAAGGAGGAGACTCAGGGGAAGGAGAACAATTGAAGAagaatatcattaaaaatcaataaatctcgtgtaaataatttatttatttaattcaaaaattccatttattttatttaaaatttgaagatgTGCATGATTTGAAGAAGAATAGGGGACAGCGGGGCTATTTGTGAcagtttggaattttcaaatggttatttctcccaagttattaatcggaagcacctgaaaaaattatgataagaAGTCCTATCTACCCTCAATAGTTGTCtgtattagttggtataccacaatcgtggcataccaagtattgtaatcgtcggaaaaaccgaccacctcggatcgggctcaaacttggtatgagcacgttttagacatcccacattacgaaaatggtggtggaaaatttttgatccggccggcctgccgtccggtggcccaaactttgccttataagtcgagaacggtaaaagatagagacttccggtttgaagttttctatagaaatgtgggtgtaaattttctttttttcgcatttttgaaatccaagatggccgccgtccgccattttgaactaccgtcaaccacttcccttatagttagaggtctgaaattttagtatgttttagtgctcagtgagacgttttcatcgataactcatacttgaaaatcggtcaagccgtttagcaaatatggcggtctaaagcaaaaagtgttttttcgatataactcgagaacggcttgatcgattttgaccatcttggtatcaaatgaaaggtattgagaagccctacaactctctagaacatttcaagtttcaaaaacatccgcaagaggcgctaaaatcaaaaacaaaaattgcctaactttaaggggcaatatctcccaacatctgttatcgttttcctttaaattttgatatgttgtagcatgactcaatatctttcatcagtccgaaaatgaaaaaattctatgtcgccgtttagaagatatagtcatttgaaaaattcttgaatttgaaaagttctaagagccatatctcttgaaccgcttgtccgatttgactcaacttagtatcaaattaaaggttttgcaaaactctacaactttctagaacatcagaaacctctagaatcaTTCTTTcgggacgaaaagtgcaaaaaaatgttttggtagaacataaatccgccattttgtgttctggaggtgaccttgaaatgtatcgaaatatatgtagattatagcttatttcaatacctttccagaactagtcaagaaatttctgtaggtctaacagaacttaagatataagcattttataCTGTCAAATTggtaaattttacaaaaaatcgactttgcctactaatattactcacaaattaaattacaacgcatagactgacccatccgcgttgtggtataccaactctaataactggacgcgttatgattgacttttgcattattttcgacttctaaattgatttttatttaagttttgatttacctaagttttttttacaatcaaAAAAACTTATGTAAAAAATTCCCTCATGGCTTAGAACGTAAGTCTGAAAATTCTAACAAGTcaagaatttagaaaaaaaaaacacccagaaataaagaaataaataaaattcgcgATGTGAACACGTTATAAAGTTAAAACTCATGCAAAATTCATCCAAAGtttgtaattaataaaactcactagttaataaaaaatcaaatcaaaatgTCTTAACATTTATGATTAGATAATTATTTTACACCTTGTTTTACAATATtctattgcaaattaattgaagtAAATAAGATAAACACGTTAGTCTAGTCTAGGCTATAAGTTAGATCATACATCACGAGAATTCTGATTGATTTAAAAACGTAAGGAATTTTTATGACGATTTTATACGTATATCGAGcagtttattattatttattaacatAAACCTATTCCCCACTTTGTTGCTGGGAATATGCATTGAGGCATTTCAAAAGCTCCCACATTCCCCAGATTGCTCTCAAAGTGGGAAGATCAGTCATTGAaagtgattttaaaataaaacaataaagtgAATAACTGACGATTTTTGCAGCTTTTAgtttggaaaaatgtgactatGGTGACTCAAAATGTATTATAAAACTGCTACAGTCCTTCATTGATAATTTCTGGGatggaaagaaagaaattgaacTGCCACACCTTGATCCTCTTAAGATCAAAAATGCCACATTGGTGCAGGAAGGAAGAGGCGCCATTAACTTTGTACTGCAATTCAGAGACTTTGATTTTATTGGATATCGTGACTCCAAGATTCTTGATGCAcggtgagaaattttccatgacGTAAAGTtgtgtaaaaaatactttttatgtttaaaaagaaaattctttgtgcTTTCAGTGGGTGGCCTGAAAATTTCGATGGAACAATTGCGGAAATGTCTGTGAAAGCTCCAAAATTCACCCTCATCGGACCCTATACGATCAATGGGAACCTCCTTCTTCTCCCAATTCAAGGATCAGGCACATCCAATGTTACGctaagtaataaaaaaagcttcagaATTGATTCTCACCGagtagaaaataataattaaatttttattgtctcCGCAGATAATCTTGTGGGAAGAATGAAGTTTAGACTGAAGAAAGTAATCAAGGACGGTGAGGTTTATGCATCAGCGGAAAAGCTAAAGTTAAACATCAACATTTCACGAATGTACATGGAGTTTGAGAATCTTTTCAATGGGAATCCCGAGCTGGAGCAGTATGCAAAGCAATTTTTAAACGAAAACTGGAAGCTCGTCTTTGAGGACATTAAGCCATCAGCCATGAAGACATTTGGACAAATCTGGCAAGATATTCTCAATCATGTCTTGAGTCGAATACCCGTCAAGGAATTTTTCAACtcatcttaatttttaactaacaaaaaatgaactttttgtgaaattattttgatcatctaaaattttttatacctttacaaaaaatattcgatTTAAGGCAATATTTctgtgaaaatgtaaaataaaatttttaagattacGAAGGGAATTTGCTCTTAAAAAaccacgatttttttttaccaaaaggactttttttctggttcGTCTGGTTcctatttaataatttttaaaattatctctctTAAGTCTTTTACTTGTGTAAAGACTATACGCAGTTCATGGAAGTTTATTGAGTTTCTCTTGAActcaacattttaattaatttatttatttaaataaaaatattttcagggtTTAcacaccttaaaaaaaatcacaattttaattataaattctaaaaatgtttaaacgCAGAACTTCTAttgcttttaaaatgtttctttgtGTAATTCGGAATAATTGCATttgattcttaaagaaatcttaaatgcAGCCTAACTTGTTCTTTAAAATCactgaagatttttaaaagctttatgaaaaaacatttcaacttttcgatttttaatgtgagaaattatattaaatccAGAATAAGTTCCTTTTATGTTAATAAATCTGtttgtaaaattcttaaatagtAATCTGCATGTTTTTCTAAGAATATTCTATGAGATtctgtttaataattttaatctaaTTCACATGATGATTGAGACTGATTAAGCTCAACTATGTAACAGATATAGGTAACAAAAGTTGCTTGTTTGACGTAATGGACGTTATAAAAGCTCCCAGAAGCCCACAACTACGCAATGACTGCCTAGAATCATAAACTAATACAAGCTGCCAAAGTATGGAGAGAAAATTAGcaatgcaaattattttatgcacATAATGCAAACTTTATTCAGCACAATCGAACACATTTGTCTCCTCCAAGTGAGAGAGCGAGAGGAAATTAACCGCAAGAGATTGTATTTAATTAGATTAAATCCTTGAGAAAAACTCGTATAAAATCTCACAACATCACTTCGAACTCATTCATTCATCCCGTTAAAATTTCCCCCGCAAGACATACTTAACCCGGTTGTgaattatagtttttttttggatttagTTGTAAGAgaatcattaaaagaaaatgaagaaactttTTCTCCTTTCACTGGCTTTCGTTGTGATCTCAGCAAAGTTTCGTAAgtttaattgttaaaaatttgtatttattttgtatgatTTTAAGGGagattttaatacaattttagcAACAAATGTGAAAAAGTGCTCATATGGGGACTCTCAGTGTTTAATTCAGTCCTCAGAGGAAGTCCTACGTAGTGCAGGAAATGGATTTCCGGGACTCAACTTAATCCCCATTGATCCTCTTCGAGTGGATAAAGTGGATATAAGGCAGAACAGTGAGAGTCCtgtgaatattaatttattcttccgCGACATTATTCTCAATGGGCTTAGTCAGCTGAAAGTCTACAAAATGCAGTAAGTAAActctcaaaaatatattttttaattttttcaagttaaaaatttaacttttaattttccaaaaagggGCTTTGTGGAGAAtccaagaaaaattgaaatgagaGCACGTCTCGATAAACTCGTCCTTAATGCAAATTACAAGGCAAGAGGACGAATTTTGCTGCTTCCAATAAACGGAGaaggaaaatgtaatttaactTTCGACAATTGGGACGCCGGATGGCGATTCACTGTCAACAAAGTTGAGAAGAACAACAAAGAATAtgttaaagttgaaaattcaaagcttTTCTTCAATACAACAAGGTGATTCATTCACTGAGATTTATTGTTcaagttttccattttctaaatgagaagtttcttttattgtcAGGCTCCATATGGACtttgaaaatctcttcaatGGAGATCGTGCCTTGAGTGATAATATGAATCAATTCCTCAATGAAAATTGGAATGTAATCTTGACTGAACTTAAACCAGCACGACTGATGCTATTTCCCAAATTCTACAAAATGTCATTAGTGGACCCTTCTCCAAGATTCCCTACAATGAACTCTTCAATGCACCagaagttaattaatttccctggaaaattatatatacaatttCTACTTATTTTGCAATCCTCTCaagtatattatgtatatgaaaattatatttgcataaattgtaTAAGTTGagtattttgcataaataaaattttccagaatgATACATTAAGAAAAACgcaaaaagcaattaaataaaacagatGCAGTAAATAGCTAATTTAGAGGAACTCTCTGCTGCACTGTGTTTGTATATATTGGCAGCTCTGGTGAGGAGATGAAactataaaaatcattaacaaGATTAAGTCGTTAACACTGACCGATCAAACTTGTGGGTCAAATTACAGGTGATGATCATAAAATTATCAACTCAGTTTTTAAATATTGGAAAGTTCTACCTGCCAAAATTTCATGAGAACTCATGAAATTCTTATCATAaatctcaaataaataaatctcattttctaCACGTGTGAAGATGTGTATTGATGTGTATTGTTGTCTATCGGCAAAACTTATTGCCATTGCAAATTAGTTGTAGTCATTTAGACAATTGCTGCAAAAGCAGTCTAGTCATACAAGAGCTACTAAAGCTGTATACATTAGCAGCACAGAAAGGTCGCGAATGTAAATAGTGGGGTGAGTGGGGTAAAGTATAAAATGAATGTGGGCACAAAATTTTTGTTCagtatttttcaaacaatttacaaaaaagcacaaaaaatgggaaattcagTGTACATCTTCTCACTCCTGTTTACCCTCTCCTCCCTCACTTCGGCGCAATTCCGTAAGAAAATATGACAAAGTTTTCCAGCAGCTGAAGATTTGtgattgaatatttgactttctTTAGCCCCTGGCATTGAAAAGTGCCACTATGGAGATTCGGAGTGTATCATACAAACCGcatcaaaaattattgttaattTCCCGAgaggaataaaagaaattggcTTACCGTCGATTGATCCGcaatttcatgagaaaatcgacttgaAGAGGAATCTCAATGGCGCCCTGAATCTTCAGCTCTTTCTCAGGAATGTCAATTTGTACGGATTTTCCACGGCTAAAATTCTACAAATGGAGTAAGTAATCTTTCTTATCGTCTTTTTTTAGTGTTATAAATTATAATATCGTgccattgaataaaaaaattatttttaaaaatttttaataattattttgaagactttctaaagttttttctttgtctttgatgcacaaaattcaattttataattttggcATAATTTAGACTGTTTGGTGGAAAGTGCAAAAAGTgaagtaataaattatataaattagtaggggagggcggggctaataaagtcacttaagggtttagaaagagcctaaaatatcatatttcctagctagatagaacaaaatgatctgagaaagagttgtagggcagtaaatttcctaaagaaatgagttatacatttcgctttatctgtttgggaaatatgatattttgagctttttctaaacccttaagtgacttttttaaccccgctctcccctatatatTGGAACAGTATAATGATTTTAACTTTATGTAATTGATGTTAAGAATATTAGTGATTAGGGAATGTTAATTACGATAATTAACGTACTTATCTTTAGACTAAAACGTTTTCTTATATCAACTTGATCATACTGAGACTACTGAGAGCAGCCAAGAAAGATTCTAATACTTTATGATCCCTAATCCTCTTCTCGCGTTTTATTTACGACCTAAAACAAGgataattttgcaagaaaattctcagaaaacttttaagaGTGCTAAACATTTGCCCATTGATTACGTTAACCAGAGGTTTCTTATGACCGAAAGAAGgcgaaaatttccataaagaaaattttaaaagctctttggGAACTTTTAATTGATATAGGTACTGTAGTtgttttcaaaagattttatttactttatcaTTAGATatcattttactaaaaattaatgaaaagacTGAAGAATTatacaatatttaatttacccTTTCGTGCCAAGTGATTTAAtcgaaaaacatttttaaggatactttaaattaaattaaaataatatttttagatgattttttcaCCATTACAAAGCAAAATAGATCAGTAATCTTTCAAGACAACTTATATATTcatccaattaattttattataagcGATTATCttcagattaatttaaaagtggaatgttctaaattgaaaagtttttttttaatataatatcccgtctctttagaaaattaaaaattctaaattatatttagcaggatttaaaattaagtaatttgcattttcccaCTAATTAAAGTCAAAGCACTAATTAGTTTAACGAGACTGATGAATTATTCAcaagataattaaaaactaaatgagaaattaaataaattaaaataatttagaaaaaatacttGCAAGAAATTcataagttttaaaatttgaactaattttgagctttaaaaactttttaataaaaatattgtataaatagaaaattctgctAATTAATTTAGATTCTTCCTAGAGTCCTTgttctaaaatatttctgcCTGAGATTCATtaataaagttaaataaaatattttccagcgGTTTCACAAAGGAACCAAAAAAGCTCCAGGTTCACTTTAAGGCTGATAAATTAGAGGTAACAGGTGACTACAAACTCCGTGGCGAATTCCTATTATTCCCAATGACTGGTgaaggaaaaacaaacaatacaATGTTGGACTTTGATTTCTATTGGAATGGGACGGTTAAATTAGTTGAAAAGGACAATGAGAAGTATCTCAAGCTGGAAAACTACAAAGCTCGATTTACCACAACGaggtaaattttttcaaaaaaaaaatccttcataaaaatttattttggctaaagaataattttttcctgaaggattttcttcttcttcgacAATCTCTTTGGTGGAGACAAAGCTCTGGCAAAGAGTGCCAATGAGTTCTTCAATGATaattggagaattttcttcgatGCCATGAAACCTCTGCTGTTTAAACTAGTTGGACAATTCTTTGGGACAATCCTCAACGAACCTTTCTCAAAGATTCCATACAACAATTTCTTCCTTGAAGATTAATCTTCTGTGCGAAGCTGTGACGTGCGTGCAGTGTGAagaaaatgttacaaaataataaaaaaaatgtctataaGCGTCATGAGAGATATATtataaattctacataaataaaatcaacagaGTTGTTTTTCCATTTAGCATATTCAATAGTTTTTCTGTGGAAATTGTCGACAACTTACAATGAAGCAAACTGGAATAGAtgtttttaattggaaaaaaaatgatttcttgaGAGGAAAATGAGCAACTTTGTTGGgaaaatctccaaaaaaattgttattttaacaaaagaaaagttttgtgttgatttgtgtgtgagaagagATGCGTTATGTGCCGCCAATGAAAACATTCTCTGTTAGTGGAATTAATGCAATGAAAGAGCCATGATGTTGTTTAGAATTCACTTTAATTTATGCAtcatgaaaagatttttttcatctcactaTTGAACAGTATAAAAGCAACGATTTTTCCACAATTCAAGGGTATTTCATTTCTCACATTCAACAAGACAAGAACGCGGTGTTTGCGGAGAAAATCACGATGGataagtggaaaatttttctctttctcaatTTGTGCGCACTGAGCTGTGCTATGTCGCCGCATACGCCGTGCCCATTTGGTGACAGTGATTGTGTTGTGAATCTCTTTAATTCCATCATTAGTCTCTTTGGTGATGAAGACACCGACTTCCAAGCACTCGATCCGCTTCTCATTGAGAATGCAACACTCGCAACAAAATTCACACCAACAGTGCATTTTAAGCTCTTCCTGCTTAATTCGAAGCTTCACGGATTGCAGTCATTGAAAGCTCTACGAGCCACGTAAATAAAAGCTCCAATTTGGGGGAATATTTCGTTGGGAGGAAAGGAAAgctttaacttttaattatcCCCCCACAGAGCCATTGAGGAAGATTTTATGGGGAAAGAGAATGAAATTGTCTTCACAGCGCCCCAACTAACCCTCCATGGGCCGTATaagatgaaaggaaaattccatttaatccCATTGATTAGCTCCGGAATGTGCAACATCACGATATGTAAGACGTGAAGCTTTTCagagtgtgagaaaattcaatggaaaattaattatattgtgaattttattgcagaCAACGTGGAGCTTGCAGTTAAGTACACGCTCGATAAGATTACGCTGAATGGAGAGACTTATCTTAAGGTGAgtgaaaatcatgaaaattgtattgaaaaaacattagaaaagcgtcaaaaatttactttttatttaggtgtaatatttttataatttttttcacatcttttaagtataaattattattgattAATGGTCTGCTGGTACCTGGACGTAAAAGAAATGGGTTAATGTACGAAAATTTCCCAATTAAATTGCACTTGAGGAAGAAGTTAAAAATCTTCGAATCATAAGTTGAAAAAaggaattgagaaaaatccaaGAATAACAAAcgattgttaaaaataaaccattttctgaaattagtaaaaaatgataaaagaaaaggagAGTTTTTTCGAGGAATTTGTTTGAGGAGATAATatctcaaaaatctttttatggcaattttccggcttatttgaaatttccttCAGATTTAATCTtacttaaaagaaagaaacttaCCACAAATCTTCACATCATTAATTCCTTCACTTTCTTAACGTCCTGGAGAGAGATGATCTCCTTAAACAggttcattttttaaatcaatataaaatttgaacGAACTTTAGGAAGATTAGGAAGTactcaatttacaaaatttaattcaaaataataatatactCTGTGAGAtcaaattaacattaaaatttttaattatacgTTAATTTCACTTAAGTCCTCTAGAAAAGATTGATTTCTTGTAGTTTATGGAGCTAATCAGCGTATCCTGTTTTACCTGGACAGGCAGGAAATGAGCACAcatattagctgtgtttctttcagacacagcttttgtgtaccgagcaaaatcgaaagtcgtcagatcgccctcaaacttgggatgagcacgaattagggtccccacattccaaaaaacgtatgcgccaaaaaattttttgtccggccggccgtccgccgTGGTTCAACCTTAAATtccaagagaacggtaatagatagagacttgcggtcaacggcaaagtttaaatatcgaccggaagacatccgattatgaggtcaaatccaccccccacccctccgtccgccattttgaataacctcaaaattttgttttcgctatatctcagcccctgtaatagctaaaaatctgaaattttgatatgttgtaggggccatcaagggctttccaacgatacctcattttcgaaaatcggtcaagccgtttagccaaaatggctgccacaatttttcatcgaaaatcgaccataactcgaaaacggcttgaccgattttgatcaacccggggtcaaatgaaagatctcaacaaaccctacaactctctagaacatccgaagtttcaaaagtgaccgctagcgggccaaaaatcaaaaacaaaattttcgattagttttcgatgaatatctcgaaaacggcgacataaatttttttcattttttgatatgttgtagctgactatattatctagctccatgccaaaaatgaagaaaatctatggatccgttctcgagatatagccttccaaagttggcatgtcatatctcggattctacaagtccgatcttgatcgactcaagcgcaaatgaaaggtttcgagaaaccctacaaatgtctagaacattgcaacttcgagaaatgaccgcaagatgcgctaaagtcaaaaacaaagttttcgaaaatttcgaactcgaatttttcgaaaatggcgacataaatttttttcattttt from Lutzomyia longipalpis isolate SR_M1_2022 chromosome 1, ASM2433408v1 encodes:
- the LOC129789028 gene encoding uncharacterized protein LOC129789028, translated to MKKLFLLSLAFVVISAKFPTNVKKCSYGDSQCLIQSSEEVLRSAGNGFPGLNLIPIDPLRVDKVDIRQNSESPVNINLFFRDIILNGLSQLKVYKMQGFVENPRKIEMRARLDKLVLNANYKARGRILLLPINGEGKCNLTFDNWDAGWRFTVNKVEKNNKEYVKVENSKLFFNTTRLHMDFENLFNGDRALSDNMNQFLNENWNVILTELKPARLMLFPKFYKMSLVDPSPRFPTMNSSMHQKLINFPGKLYIQFLLILQSSQVYYVYENYICINCINFFHLTIEQYKSNDFSTIQGYFISHIQQDKNAVFAEKITMDKWKIFLFLNLCALSCAMSPHTPCPFGDSDCVVNLFNSIISLFGDEDTDFQALDPLLIENATLATKFTPTVHFKLFLLNSKLHGLQSLKALRATAIEEDFMGKENEIVFTAPQLTLHGPYKMKGKFHLIPLISSGMCNITIYNVELAVKYTLDKITLNGETYLKTTSTMVDVKPGDMRTQMDNIFNTNPEIDEAVHLYINENWRDVFKDMKPSVTKTFSKITEDVFNAISTKVPLKLFLQVN
- the LOC129788972 gene encoding uncharacterized protein LOC129788972; the protein is MIKYLISPLAVIILIIPLIQNGNSLSIVQCPYGNSECLVKMYDSLIRELADGNEEYNISPLDPIFIEELVFKTQLGGPLDVQCVFKNANYYGFRNSTTKKFKGFPKDFDGVDNEIYLYTPKFILSGNYVVNGTFIGTPMMIAGFSTVTFLNVNTRLRFISRKIEKNGDIFAKVEKMRLAVKFDRMIVKHNVSDPSYKLIADVAVEYINANWKDLFNSIKESAYKAFGKIWEDIFNQITTKIPYKNFFKMDKMDKEIDDKITRMRGEKEAFQSEYKKVEDLLDVLQEELDKAHLTERFFAAFSLEKCDYGDSKCIIKLLQSFIDNFWDGKKEIELPHLDPLKIKNATLVQEGRGAINFVLQFRDFDFIGYRDSKILDARGWPENFDGTIAEMSVKAPKFTLIGPYTINGNLLLLPIQGSGTSNVTLNNLVGRMKFRLKKVIKDGEVYASAEKLKLNINISRMYMEFENLFNGNPELEQYAKQFLNENWKLVFEDIKPSAMKTFGQIWQDILNHVLSRIPVKEFFNSS